In Chelonia mydas isolate rCheMyd1 chromosome 10, rCheMyd1.pri.v2, whole genome shotgun sequence, a single window of DNA contains:
- the WDR24 gene encoding GATOR complex protein WDR24 — translation MEKMARVTTALGGNTITGRTMFCHLDAPANAISVCRDAAQVVVAGRNIFKIYSIDEDQFVEKLNLRVGRKPSLNFSCADVVWHQMDENLLATAATNGVVVTWNLGKPSRNKQDQLFTEHKRTVNKVCFHPTEVYMLLSGSQDGYMKCFDLRKKDSVSTFSGQSESVRDVQFSIRDYFTFAATFENGNVQLWDIRRPDRYERMFTAHNGPVFCCDWHLEDRGWLATGGRDKMVKVWDMNTNRAKEIYCVQTIASVARVKWRPECKYHIATCSMMVDHNIYVWDVRRPFIPSAMFEEHKDVTTGIVWRHLHDPYFLLSGSKDSTLYQHIFKDASQPIDRANPEGLCYSLFGDLAFAAKESLISSDSNRKPYIGDRRHPIFFKRKLDPTEQFEYISSSSALSVFETDLESGSMDWFVRTAKQYALAGRPLAELCDHNAKVAKELDRDQVAQTWTMLRIIYSSPGTVPSANLNHSLGKGSTSLPLMNSFNLKDIPSGIGSESRLERSKGESRSENILMDSSSTLINNDENEETEGSDVPADYLLGDVEGDEDELYMMDHENPHAEEQEYILPQEAFPLRHEIVDNPSALDHLQDKADSPHVSGNEAETVSLTPVESFSLISISHSLYENRLPPDFFNPIVRDMLLFYAEQGDVQMAVSVLIVLGDRIRKEIDEQTQEHWYTSYIDLLQRFQLWNISNEVIKLSTCRAINCLNQASTTLHINCSNCKRPMSNKGWICDRCRQCASMCAVCHHVVKGLFVWCQGCSHGGHLQHIMKWLETSSHCPAGCGHLCEYT, via the exons ATGGAGAAAATGGCCAGGGTTACCACTGCCCTTGGTGGCAACACCATCACTGGACGTACCATGTTCTGTCACCTGGATGCCCCTGCTAATGCCATCAGTGTGTGTCGTGATGCCGCTCAGGTGGTGGTAGCTGGCCGCAACATCTTCAAGATCTATTCAATAGATGAAGATCAGTTTGTGGAGAAGCTAAACTTACGTGTTGGCCGTAAGCCATCCCTGAACTTCAGCTGTGCTGACGTGGTGTGGCATCAGATGGATGAGAACCTGTTGGCCACAGCAGCTACCAATGGTGTGGTTGTGACCTGGAACCTCGGGAAGCCATCCCGTAACAAACAGGACCAGCTGTTCACTGAACATAAGCGGACAGTTAACAAAGTGTGCTTCCATCCCACTGAGGTGTATATGCTCCTCAGTGGCTCCCAGGACGGCTATATGAAATGCTTTGACCTACGCAAGAAAGACTCTGTCAGCACCTTCTCTG GCCAGTCGGAAAGTGTGCGCGATGTGCAGTTTAGCATCCGTGATTACTTCACCTTTGCTGCAACCTTTGAGAATGGGAACGTGCAGCTGTGGGACATCCGCCGGCCAGACCGCTACGAGAGGATGTTCACAGCTCACAATGGGCCTGTCTTCTGCTGTGACTGGCATCTAGAGGACAG GGGCTGGCTGGCGACAGGAGGCCGAGATAAGATGGTGAAGGTCTGGGACATGAACACCAACAGGGCCAAAGAGATCTACTGCGTGCAAACCATAGCCTCTGTGGCGAGGGTCAAGTGGCGGCCTGAGTGCAAGTACCACATCGCCACCTGCTCCATGATGGTGGACCACAACATCTACGTGTGGGATGTGCGGCGCCCCTTCATCCCGTCTGCCATGTTCGAAGAGCACAAGGACGTCACCACGGGTATTGTGTGGCGCCACCTGCACGATCCCTACTTCCTCCTCTCGGGCTCCAAGGACAGCACACTTTACCAGCACATCTTCAAGGACGCCAGCCAGCCCATTGACAGGGCCAACCCTGAGGGTCTGTGCTACAGCCTCTTTGGGGACCTGGCCTTTGCAGCCAAAGAAAGCCTGATCTCCTCCGACTCCAACCGCAAGCCCTACATCGGTGACAGGCGGCATCCCATCTTCTTCAAGCGCAAGCTGGACCCCACGGAGCAGTTCGAGTACATCTCTTCTTCCAGTGCCCTGAGTGTCTTTGAGACAGACCTGGAGAGCGGCAGCATGGATTGGTTTGTGAGAACAGCCAAGCAGTATGCGCTGGCGGGGAGgcccctggcagagctgtgtgaccACAACGCCAAGGTAGCCAAAGAGCTCGACCGCGACCAG GTTGCCCAGACGTGGACGATGCTCCGAATTATTTACTCCAGCCCTGGCACTGTGCCCTCTGCTAACCTGAACCACAGCCTGGGGAAGGGCAGTACCTCCCTCCCACTCATGAACAG CTTTAACCTGAAGGACATACCATCAGGGATAGGCAGTGAGTCCAGACTGGAGCGCAGCAAAGGAGAGAGCCGGTCCGAAAACATCCTCATGGATTCTTCCTCCACCTTAATCAACAACGATG AGAATGAGGAGACAGAGGGCAGTGACGTCCCTGCAGACTATCTCCtgggggatgtggagggggaTGAGGATGAGCTGTACATGATGGACCATGAGAATCCCCATG CCGAAGAACAGGAATACATCCTCCCCCAGGAAGCCTTTCCCCTGCGCCATGAAATAGTGGACAACCCCTCGGCCCTGGACCACCTGCAGGACAAGGCAGACTCTCCTCACGTCAGTGGCAACGAGGCCGAGACTGTGTCCCTGACGCCTGTGGAGTCCTTCTCCCTCATCTCGATCTCTCACTCGCTCTACGAGAACCGCCTGCCACCCGACTTTTTCAACCCCATCGTCCGGGACATGCTCCTCTTCTACGCCGAGCAGGGGGATGTACAGATGGCGGTGTCCGTGCTCATCGTGCTGGGCGACCGGATCAGGAAAGAGATCGATGAGCAAACCCAG gagCACTGGTACACTTCCTATATCGACCTGCTGCAGCGCTTCCAGCTCTGGAATATCTCCAATGAGGTGATCAAACTGAGCACGTGCAGAGCCATCAACTGTCTCAACCAGGCCTCCACCACCCTGCACATCAACTGCAGCAACTGCAAGCGGCCGATGAGCAACAAGGGCTGGATCTGCGACAG GTGTCGGCAGTGTGCCAGCATGTGTGCTGTGTGCCACCATGTGGTGAAGGGCCTGTTTGTGTGGTGCCAGGGCTGCAGTCACGGTGGCCACCTGCAGCACATCATGAAATGGCTAGAGACCAGTTCACACTGTCCAGCGGGCTGTGGCCACCTCTGCGAATACACCTGA